In a single window of the Candidatus Eisenbacteria bacterium genome:
- a CDS encoding MoxR family ATPase yields MAELTLEERTARVREGSAFVATLLREIEGTIVGQREMVRRILIGLLADGHLLLEGVPGLAKTLAVKTVAQAIDATFHRVQFTPDLLPADLTGTLVFDPRNGTFTPKLGPVFTQILLADEVNRAPAKVQSALLEAMQERQVTIGDTTYPLGDLFWVLATQNPIEQEGTYPLPEAQMDRFLLKIRVGYPSPDEEGAILDRMGGEPPPPPRPVVDVKTILASRHLANGVYLDDRIRRYIVDLVHATREPERFGLDLRPLIQYGASPRATLALARASRAHAFLEGRAYVTPDDVKALAPDVFRHRILLTYEAEAEGVPVDEVSRRLLARVEVP; encoded by the coding sequence ATGGCCGAGCTGACCCTCGAGGAACGCACCGCGCGGGTTCGCGAGGGCAGCGCCTTCGTCGCCACGCTCCTCCGGGAGATCGAGGGAACGATCGTCGGCCAGCGGGAGATGGTCCGGCGGATCCTGATCGGGCTCCTCGCGGACGGACACCTCCTCCTCGAGGGCGTGCCCGGACTCGCGAAGACGCTCGCGGTGAAGACCGTGGCGCAGGCGATCGACGCCACGTTCCACCGGGTGCAATTCACGCCCGACCTCCTTCCGGCGGATCTCACCGGCACGCTGGTCTTCGATCCGCGAAACGGCACCTTCACTCCGAAGCTCGGTCCCGTGTTCACGCAGATCCTCCTCGCCGACGAGGTCAATCGCGCGCCCGCGAAGGTGCAGAGCGCGCTCCTCGAGGCCATGCAGGAGCGGCAGGTCACGATCGGAGACACCACGTATCCGCTCGGGGATCTCTTCTGGGTGCTCGCGACGCAGAACCCGATCGAGCAGGAGGGGACCTATCCGCTCCCCGAGGCCCAGATGGACCGCTTCCTCCTCAAGATCCGCGTGGGCTATCCGAGCCCCGACGAGGAGGGCGCGATCCTCGACCGCATGGGAGGAGAGCCGCCTCCGCCGCCTCGCCCCGTGGTCGACGTGAAGACGATCCTCGCGTCGCGGCATCTCGCGAACGGCGTCTACCTGGACGACCGGATTCGCCGCTACATCGTGGATCTGGTCCACGCCACGCGCGAGCCCGAGCGGTTCGGGCTCGATCTCCGTCCGCTCATCCAGTACGGCGCCTCGCCTCGCGCCACCCTGGCGCTCGCCAGGGCGTCGCGCGCGCACGCGTTCCTCGAGGGGCGCGCCTACGTCACGCCGGACGACGTGAAGGCGCTCGCCCCGGACGTCTTCCGCCATCGCATTCTCCTCACGTACGAGGCCGAAGCCGAGGGAGTCCCCGTCGACGAGGTGAGCCGGCGGCTTCTCGCCCGCGTCGAAGTGCCGTGA
- a CDS encoding serine hydroxymethyltransferase (catalyzes the reaction of glycine with 5,10-methylenetetrahydrofolate to form L-serine and tetrahydrofolate), with protein NAVPNDPRPPAVTSGIRIGTAAVTTRGMAEDEFRRIAGWIDEAIQKRAEPSSLAKIRAQVADLCAAFPLYARRPA; from the coding sequence AGAACGCGGTCCCGAACGACCCGCGTCCTCCCGCCGTGACGAGCGGAATCCGCATCGGCACCGCCGCGGTGACGACGCGAGGCATGGCGGAGGACGAGTTCCGCCGCATCGCGGGATGGATCGACGAGGCCATCCAGAAGCGGGCCGAGCCCTCCTCGCTCGCGAAGATCCGCGCCCAGGTCGCCGATCTCTGCGCGGCATTCCCCCTCTACGCGCGGCGTCCCGCCTGA